The Synchiropus splendidus isolate RoL2022-P1 chromosome 1, RoL_Sspl_1.0, whole genome shotgun sequence genome includes a window with the following:
- the LOC128748737 gene encoding importin-13-like, which produces METPGRIAATPDNLDFTVENVEKALHQLYYDPNIDNKNLAQKWLMQAQVSPQAWHFCWVLLSPNKVPEIQYFGASALHTKISRYWSDIPTDQYESLKSQLFSQIACFSSGSKMVLTRLCVALASLALNTMPEAWPGAVSEMVRVFQEEGGGVDGRARCLALLELLTVLPEEFQTSRLPQYRKGQVRGALGREWGSVCPLLQQLLRRTDSPGAVKARVMRCLSSWVLLDVPLSESEDLVHDCFSALTDPELFDTAVEAIVNAISQPDSQRYVNTLLKLVPQVLALQEQLREAVQNGDMETCHGICRIAVTLGENHSRALLEQVDHWQGFLALVNMIMFCTGIPGHYPVNETTSSLTLTFWYTLQDEIMSFESEKQAVYLQVYRPVYFQLVDVLLHKAQFPSDSEYASWSSDEKEQLRIYRVDISDTLMYVYEMLGAELLSNLYDKLGRLLTNVEEPTSWQHTEALLYGFQSIAETIDVNYSDVIPGLIGLIPRISITNVQLADTVMFTIGALAEWLADHPVMLSSVLPLVLQALGNPDLSVSSVSTLKKICRECKYDLPPYATNIVAVSQEVLIKQIHKTSQCMWLMQALGFLLSALPVEEILRNLHSLITPYIQQLEKLADETPNPSNKLAIIHILGLLSNLFTTLDISKQDDDSADGSAPPVKTAPPTTGPNPVVVVLQQVFALIQKVLSKWLNDSQVVEAVCAIFEKSVKTLLHDFAPMVSSLSEMLGQMYSTVPQASALDLTRQMVHIFASEPEQFPPIKALFEHVTSVTLSIFHQGPRDHPDIVDSFMQLQAQALKRKPDLFLSDSLDVKAVFHCGILSLKFPEAPTVKSTCLFFTELLPHCSDVPPVARVVQEDGKILLQALLEGIGGGTSRSLMDQFADVMFSLNKHCFTLLTVWLKEVLQPPGFPSTRVTAEQKQHFTQQILRERVNKRRVKEIVKEFTLLCRGLHGTEYAAEY; this is translated from the exons ATGGAGACGCCGGGGAGGATAGCAGCCACTCCGGACAACCTGGACTTCACTGTGGAGAACGTGGAGAAG GCCCTGCACCAGTTGTACTATGATCCCAATATTGACAACAAGAACCTAGCCCAGAAATGGCTAATGCAGGCCCAGGTGTCTCCTCAGGCCTGGCACTTCTGTTGGGTCCTACTTAGTCCAAATAAG GTGCCGGAGATCCAGTATTTTGGTGCCAGCGCCCTGCACACCAAGATTTCTCGGTACTGGTCAGACATTCCCACAGATCAGTACGAGTCTCTCAAGAGCCAGCTGTTTTCCCAAATCGCCTGCTTCTCATCGGGCTCCAAAATGGTGCTCACTCGGCTGTGTGTGGCCCTGGCTTCACTGGCACTCAACACCATGCCAGAAGCTTGGCCTGGAGCTGTGTCAGAGATGGTGCGAGTGTTCCAGGAGGAAGGGGGTGGGGTGGATGGACGGGCACGCTGCCTGGCATTGTTGGAGTTACTCACCGTCCTTCCTGAAGAATTCCAAACAAGCCGTTTACCACAATACAGAAAGGGACAG GTTCGGGGTGCACTAGGCCGGGAGTGGGGCTCAGTGTGTCCTTTGCTGCAGCAACTTCTGCGAAGGACAGACAGCCCCGGAGCAGTGAAAGCCCGTGTGATGCGCTGCCTGTCATCTTGGGTTTTGTTAGATGTTCCTCTCAGCGAAAGTGAAGACCTGGTGCATGACTGCTTCAGTGCACTTACAGACCCTGAGCTCTTCGACACAGCAGTGGAGGCCATAGTCAATGCCATCTCCCAGCCTGACTCCCAAAG ATATGTTAACACTTTGCTCAAACTAGTCCCTCAAGTTCTGGCACTACAGGAGCAGCTAAGAGAAGCTGTTCAGAATGGAGACATGGAGACGTGCCATGGAATCTGCAGAATTGCAGTCACCCTGGGAGAAAACCATTCCAG GGCTTTATTGGAGCAGGTAGATCACTGGCAAGGTTTCCTGGCGTTAGTCAACATGATCATGTTCTGTACTGGAATACCAGGCCACTACCCTGTCAACGAAACCACCAGCTCCCTCACACTCACCTTCTGGTATACATTACAA GATGAGATCATGTCCTTTGAATCAGAAAAGCAGGCTGTGTATCTGCAAGTGTACAGACCAGTATACTTTCAGCTGGTGGATGTTCTTCTTCACAAAGCCCAGTTCCCGTCAGATTCAGAGTATGCATCCTGGTCATCAGATGAAAAAGAACAGTTACGGATCTACAG GGTGGATATCTCAGACACACTCATGTATGTCTATGAAATGCTTGGGGCAGAGCTGCTGAGCAACCTGTATGATAAACTGGGAAGACTGTTGACTAATGTAGAGGAACCAACGTCATGGCAA CACACAGAAGCTTTGCTGTATGGATTTCAGTCCATAGCAGAGACCATTGATGTCAATTACTCGGATGTCATTCCAGGCCTCATAGGGCTCATCCCACGAATCAGCATCACCAATGTACAGTTGGCTGACACAGTGATGTTCACTATAG GAGCTCTGGCTGAGTGGTTGGCGGATCACCCAGTAATGCTCAGCAGTGTCCTGCCCTTAGTTTTACAGGCTTTAGGGAACCCGGATCTTTCCGTTTCCTCCGTCTCCACTCTCAAAAAGATCTGTAGGGAATGTAAATATGACCTCCCACCCTATGCAACCAACATAGTTGCAGTTTCCCAG GAGGTCCTAATTAAACAGATTCACAAG ACGAGTCAGTGTATGTGGCTGATGCAGGCGCTTGGCTTTTTGCTCTCAGCACTGCCGGTAGAAGAGATTTTGAGAAACCTTCACTCCCTAATCACCCCCTACATTCAGCAACTGGAGAAGCTGGCGGATGAGACG CCAAACCCTTCTAATAAGCTGGCAATCATCCACATCCTGGGGCTGTTGTCCAATCTCTTCACCACGCTTGACATCAGCAAGCAGGATGATGACTCAGCGGATGGCTCCGCACCACCTGTCAAAACAGCTCCACCCACAACTGGACCCAACCCA GTTGTGGTTGTTTTGCAGCAAGTGTTTGCTCTAATACAGAAGGTACTGAGCAAGTGGCTCAATGACTCCCAGGTTGTAGAG GCAGTGTGTGCCATCTTTGAAAAGTCTGTTAAGACACTGCTACATGATTTTGCTCCCATGGTTTCCTCTCTGAGCGAAATGCTAGGGCAGATGTACAGTACAGTTCCCCAAGCTTCAGCACTCGACCTCACGAGACAG ATGGTTCATATCTTTGCCAGTGAGCCGGAACAGTTTCCACCCATCAAGGCTCTGTTCGAACATGTGACCTCGGTAACACTGTCCATATTTCATCAAG GACCCAGGGATCATCCTGATATTGTTGATTCATTTATGCAACTCCAAGCTCAg GCCCTCAAACGGAAACCCGATTTGTTCTTGTCTGATTCTCTGGATGTGAAGGCAGTTTTCCACTGTG GGATTCTGTCACTCAAATTTCCTGAGGCTCCAACGGTCAAATCAACATGCTTGTTCTTT ACTGAGTTGTTGCCACACTGCTCAGATGTGCCCCCAGTGGCCAGAGTGGTGCAGGAGGATGGAAAGATCTTGCTGCAGGCACTGCTAGAG GGCATTGGGGGTGGAACGTCTCGAAGCCTGATGGACCAGTTTGCAGACGTGATGTTCTCTCTGAACAAGCATTGCTTTACACTGCTGACTGTGTGGTTGAAAGAGGTGCTGCAGCCCCCTGGATTCCCGTCAACGAGGGTTAcagctgaacaaaaacaacacttcaCACAACAGATTCTCAG AGAGCGTGTGAATAAGAGGAGGGTGAAGGAGATAGTGAAGGAGTTCACTCTTCTGTGCCGAGGTCTTCATGGGACAGAATACGCAGCAGAGTACTGA
- the pfas gene encoding phosphoribosylformylglycinamidine synthase isoform X2 produces MTAHAHTIERLTRESSVGPSVHPVRVCPLLSNLSCTLPCTSARISWTPGLLSRNQSRKFSIMTVVRFYGNKEKGRGFQRAVKQYPQLSIESELCYNVELTGCESLNAEQKEVLLWLFSPAMHAEPLAEKPNLVEGSGEKLVEIGPRLNFSTAWSTNAVSICQSAGLANVTRVELSRRFLIKPKNEKIEKLNGEIQKLIECLYDGMTECIYPHPITSFSVKTKPQPVFEVDILGQGRAALEKANDDLGLAFDSWDLDFYTSMFQRIKRNPTSVECFDLAQSNSEHSRHWFFRGRMVIDGQEQKDTLFSLIMATQQHSNQNNVIKFCDNSSGIKGAELECFYPKETSEASPYETRPSLRHVIFTAETHNFPTGVAPFSGATTGTGGRIRDVQSAGRGGHVIAGTAGYCFGNLHIPGYSLPWECEGDAWEYPSSFASPLQVAIEASDGASDYGNKFGEPVLSGFARSFGMRLPNGERREWIKPIMFSGGLGSIEDSHIKKEEAQTAMQVVKIGGPVYRIGVGGGAASSVQVQGDNSSDRDLGAVQRGDAEMEQKMNRALRACLERSGGNPICSIHDQGAGGNGNVLKELSEPAGAIIYCSRFMKGDPTLSVLELWGAEYQESNALLLQPSDKDFLEKVCRREKCPVDFVGNITGDGKIVLVDDESKGESGRSRNPVDLQLEWVLGKMPQKEFRMELLPVTHQSLVLPAGLTVRDALDRVLRLPAVASKRYLTNKVDRSVTGLVAQQQCVGPLHTPMADVAVVALSPFSLQGAATAIGEQPIKSLVCPSAGARMAVGEALTNLVFALITDLKDVKCSGNWMWAAKLPGEGACLWEACKAMCEVMSQLGVAVDGGKDSLSMAARVGTETVKAPGALVISAYAVCPDITATVTPDLEDPDGNGVLLWVPLSPGHHRLGGSALAQCYSQLGDSCPDLDQPQLFAACFRTTQTLIRDRLLSAGHDISDGGLISCLLEMAFAGNRGIDVDLSSKGVAVMDLLFSEELGLVLEVSQADEETVCQRYHEAGVSCLSIGTTNGFGHAAMVSVRVDGQVVLWESLPHLRSVWEETSFQLERLQANELCVRQEEEGLSKRTEPHFKLTFDPSESPIKQILCAQPRVAVIREEGSNGDREMSVSLYMAGFEVWDVTMQDLGSGSLTLERFKAVVFVGGFSFADVLGSAKGWAATVAYNPKAKAEFDRFRQRSDTLSLGVCNGCQLLALLGWVGESQEGAASDVVLTHNKSGRFESRFVCVGIQASPSVWLRGMEGSSLGVWVAHGEGLMQFRSSHALDQVIAGGFAPLRYLNDQGQPTEEYPLNPNGSPLGIAGLCSRDGRHLAMMPHPERCTLDWQWPWAPRNFRASLNPSPWLYMFKNAVAWCSSTH; encoded by the exons ATGACAGCGCATGCGCACACAATTGAGCGGCTCACACGTGAGTCGTCGGTTGGTCCATCAGTCCATCCAGTCCGGGTCTGTCCTCTGCTCTCAAACTTGTCCTGCACTCTCCCGTGCACAAGTGCAAGAATCTCCTGGACTCCCGgacttctcagtcggaaccagTCTCGCAAGTTTTCAA TCATGACTGTAGTCCGATTCTACGGCAACAAGGAGAAGGGGCGTGGCTTCCAGCGTGCAGTCAAGCAGTACCCGCAGCTGTCCATCGAGTCTGAGCTGTGCTACAATGTGGAGCTGACAG GCTGTGAGAGTCTCAATGCTGAGCAGAAGGAGGTTCTCCTCTGGTTGTTCTCGCCAGCAATGCATGCTGAGCCACTGGCCGAAAAACCGAATCTCGTTGAAGGCAGTGGAGAGAAACTGGTGGAGATCGGACCCAG GTTGAACTTCTCTACTGCTTGGTCCACAAACGCTGTGTCCATCTGCCAGAGTGCCGGCCTTGCTAATGTCACTCGGGTGGAACTGTCACGCAGGTTTCTCATCAAG CCAAAAAATGAGAAGATTGAGAAGCTGAATGGCGAGATACAGAAACTGATCGAGTGTCTGTATGACGGCATGACAGAGTGTATCTACCCACATCCCATCACTTCCTTCAGTGTCAAAACCAAACCTCAGCCGGTGTTTGAGGTGGACATTTTAGGACAAGGTCGAGCTGCGTTAGAAAAGGCCAACGATGACCTGG GCCTGGCATTTGACTCCTGGGATTTGGACTTCTACACTTCAATGTTCCAGAGGATTAAGAGGAATCCCACTAGTGTGGAGTGTTTTGACCTGGCACAGTCCAACAG CGAACACAGTCGTCACTGGTTCTTCCGCGGGCGAATGGTGATTGATGGCCAGGAGCAGAAGGATACGCTTTTCAGTCTCATAATGgccacacagcagcacagcaatCAGAACAATGTGATCAAGTTCTGCGACAACAGCAG CGGTATCAAAGGTGCAGAACTGGAGTGTTTCTACCCCAAAGAGACGTCTGAAGCCAGTCCGTATGAGACACGACCGTCGCTCCGACACGTCATCTTCACCGCTGAGACACACAACTTTCCGACTG GCGTAGCACCTTTCAGTGGTGCCACCACTGGGACCGGAGGTCGAATTAGAGACGTGCAGAGTGCTGGACGCGGAGGACACGTCATCGCCGGCACTGCTGGATACTGCTTCGGCAATCTGCACATTCCTG GGTACAGTTTGCCATGGGAGTGTGAGGGAGACGCTTGGGAGTATCCATCCAGCTTTGCATCTCCACTGCAGGTGGCTATTGAAGCCAGTGATGGAGCCTCTGACTACGGGAACAAGTTTGGAGAACCTGTGCTGTCAG GTTTTGCGCGTTCCTTTGGCATGCGCTTGCCTAACGGAGAGCGTCGAGAGTGGATCAAGCCCATCATGTTCAGCGGCGGCCTGGGTTCCATTGAAGATTCTCACATAAAGAAGGAGGAGGCGCAGACCG CAATGCAAGTGGTGAAGATCGGCGGGCCTGTTTACAGGATCGGCGTGGGAGGAGGGGCAGCTTCCTCTGTGCAA GTCCAGGGAGACAACTCCAGCGACCGAGATCTGGGTGCAGTGCAGAGAGGGGATGCCGAGATGGAGCAGAAGATGAATCGGGCTTTGAGGGCTTGTCTGGAAAGAAGTGGTGGAAATCCAATTTGCAGCATCCATGATCAGGGAGCCGGAGGAAATG gtAATGTCCTGAAGGAGCTGAGTGAGCCAGCAGGCGCCATCATCTACTGCAGCCGATTCATG aAAGGTGACCCCACTCTTAGTGTGCTGGAGCTGTGGGGTGCAGAGTATCAAGAGAGCAACGCTCTGCTGCTGCAACCTTCAGACAAGGATTTCCTGGAGAAAGTTTGTCGAAGAGAGAAATGTCCCGTCGACTTTGTGGGAAACATCACTGGGGATGGCAAG ATTGTGCTGGTTGATGACGAGTCAAAGGGTGAAAGTGGTCGCAGTCGGAATCCAGTAGACCTGCAGTTAGAGTGGGTTCTTGGGAAAATGCCACAGAAGGAGTTCAGGATGGAGCTGCTCCCGGTGACTCATCAGTCCCTGGTTCTGCCTGCTGGGCTGACGGTCCGAGATGCTCTGGACAGAGTTCTGCGTTTGCCTGCTGTAGCTTCCAAACGCTACCTGACCAACAAG GTTGACCGATCGGTGACTGGGTTGGTTGCCCAGCAACAGTGTGTCGGCCCGCTTCACACACCAATGGCAGATGTGGCTGTCGTCGCCCTGTCGCCGTTCAGCCTTCAGGGGGCAGCGACCGCTATTGGAGAGCAGCCAATTAAATCTCTTGTGTGTCCGTCTGCGGGGGCTCGCATGGCTGTGGGAGAAGCTCTGACCAATTTGGTGTTTGCTCTTATCACAGATCTGAAG gatgTGAAGTGTAGCGGTAACTGGATGTGGGCTGCCAAGCTGCCGGGTGAAGGCGCATGTCTTTGGGAGGCTTGCAAAGCCATGTGCGAGGTCATGAGTCAGTTGGGAGTCGCTGTAGATGGGGGCAAGGACTCTCTCAGCATGGCAGCCCGAGTGGGCACCGAGACGGTCAAAGCTCCAG GAGCTCTGGTCATCTCAGCTTATGCTGTCTGTCCAGACATCACTGCAACTGTTACTCCAGACCTGGAGGATCCAGATGGAAATG gtgtgttgtTGTGGGTCCCTCTAAGTCCAGGTCATCATCGCCTCGGAGGATCGGCTCTGGCTCAGTGCTACAGTCAGCTGGGAGACTCGTGTCCTGACCTTGACCAGCCACAACTGTTCGCTGCCTGCTTCAGAACCACACAGACACTCATCCGAG ATCGTCTACTGAGTGCGGGACATGACATCAGTGATGGCGGTCTCATTTCCTGCCTCCTGGAAATGGCATTTGCAGGAAACCGTGGCATTGATGTCGACTTGTCCTCTAAAGGGGTTGCTG TCATGGACCTGCTGTTCAGTGAGGAGTTGGGTCTGGTTTTGGAGGTCTCTCAGGCCGATGAAGAAACAGTGTGTCAGAGGTACCATGAGGCGGGTGTTTCCTGTCTGAGTATCGGCACCACCAATGGTTTTGGACATGCTGCAATG GTCAGCGTGCGAGTGGACGGGCAGGTGGTGCTGTGGGAATCTCTGCCACACCTCAGAAGtgtgtgggaagaaaccagttTCCAGTTGGAACGCCTCCAGGCCAATGAGCTCTGTGTCAGGCAGGAAGAAGAAGGCCTTTCCAAGAGGACAGAGCCTCACTTTaagttgacctttgacccttctGAAAGCCCTATCAAACAGATACTGT GTGCGCAGCCCCGTGTTGCTGTAATCCGAGAGGAGGGCAGTAATGGAGACAGGGAGATGTCTGTTTCCCTGTACATGGCTGGCTTTGAG GTGTGGGACGTCACCATGCAGGATCTGGGCTCTGGGTCTCTTACTCTGGAGCGGTTTAAGGCTGTCGTATTTGTTGGAGGTTTTAGCTTCGCTGATGTGCTGGGATCAGCCAAAG GTTGGGCTGCCACTGTTGCATATAACCCCAAGGCCAAAGCAGAGTTTGATCGCTTCAGACAAAGAAGTGACACTCTGAGTCTGGGAGTGTGTAATGGCTGCCAGCTGCTGGCCCTGCTGGGATGGGTGGGCGAGAGTCAGGAGGGAGCAG CCTCCGATGTGGTCCTGACCCATAATAAGTCTGGCAGGTTTGAGTCAAGATTTGTCTGCGTTGGTATCCAAGCGTCTCCATCTGTGTGGCTCAGAGGCATGGAAGGCTCCTCCCTTGGAGTTTGGGTCGCACATGGAGAAG GTCTGATGCAATTCCGTAGCTCCCACGCTCTGGATCAGGTCATCGCAGGCGGCTTTGCTCCTCTCCGTTACCTGAATGACCAGGGTCAGCCTACTGAAGAGTACCCTCTGAACCCGAATGGCTCGCCGCTGGGTATCGCAGGGCTGTGCTCTAGGGACGGCCGACACTTGGCCATGATGCCTCACCCGGAGCGCTGCACTTTGGACTGGCAGTGGCCCTGGGCTCCTCGGAACTTCAGGGCCTCTCTCAACCCATCTCCCTGGCTCTACATGTTCAAGAATGCAGTTGCCTGGTGCAGCAGCACACACTGA
- the pfas gene encoding phosphoribosylformylglycinamidine synthase isoform X1 — MTAHAHTIERLTRESSVGPSVHPVRVCPLLSNLSCTLPCTSARISWTPGLLSRNQSRKFSIMTVVRFYGNKEKGRGFQRAVKQYPQLSIESELCYNVELTGCESLNAEQKEVLLWLFSPAMHAEPLAEKPNLVEGSGEKLVEIGPRLNFSTAWSTNAVSICQSAGLANVTRVELSRRFLIKPKNEKIEKLNGEIQKLIECLYDGMTECIYPHPITSFSVKTKPQPVFEVDILGQGRAALEKANDDLGLAFDSWDLDFYTSMFQRIKRNPTSVECFDLAQSNSEHSRHWFFRGRMVIDGQEQKDTLFSLIMATQQHSNQNNVIKFCDNSSGIKGAELECFYPKETSEASPYETRPSLRHVIFTAETHNFPTGVAPFSGATTGTGGRIRDVQSAGRGGHVIAGTAGYCFGNLHIPGYSLPWECEGDAWEYPSSFASPLQVAIEASDGASDYGNKFGEPVLSGFARSFGMRLPNGERREWIKPIMFSGGLGSIEDSHIKKEEAQTAMQVVKIGGPVYRIGVGGGAASSVQVQGDNSSDRDLGAVQRGDAEMEQKMNRALRACLERSGGNPICSIHDQGAGGNGNVLKELSEPAGAIIYCSRFMKGDPTLSVLELWGAEYQESNALLLQPSDKDFLEKVCRREKCPVDFVGNITGDGKIVLVDDESKGESGRSRNPVDLQLEWVLGKMPQKEFRMELLPVTHQSLVLPAGLTVRDALDRVLRLPAVASKRYLTNKVDRSVTGLVAQQQCVGPLHTPMADVAVVALSPFSLQGAATAIGEQPIKSLVCPSAGARMAVGEALTNLVFALITDLKDVKCSGNWMWAAKLPGEGACLWEACKAMCEVMSQLGVAVDGGKDSLSMAARVGTETVKAPGALVISAYAVCPDITATVTPDLEDPDGNGVLLWVPLSPGHHRLGGSALAQCYSQLGDSCPDLDQPQLFAACFRTTQTLIRDRLLSAGHDISDGGLISCLLEMAFAGNRGIDVDLSSKGVAVMDLLFSEELGLVLEVSQADEETVCQRYHEAGVSCLSIGTTNGFGHAAMVSVRVDGQVVLWESLPHLRSVWEETSFQLERLQANELCVRQEEEGLSKRTEPHFKLTFDPSESPIKQILSGAQPRVAVIREEGSNGDREMSVSLYMAGFEVWDVTMQDLGSGSLTLERFKAVVFVGGFSFADVLGSAKGWAATVAYNPKAKAEFDRFRQRSDTLSLGVCNGCQLLALLGWVGESQEGAASDVVLTHNKSGRFESRFVCVGIQASPSVWLRGMEGSSLGVWVAHGEGLMQFRSSHALDQVIAGGFAPLRYLNDQGQPTEEYPLNPNGSPLGIAGLCSRDGRHLAMMPHPERCTLDWQWPWAPRNFRASLNPSPWLYMFKNAVAWCSSTH; from the exons ATGACAGCGCATGCGCACACAATTGAGCGGCTCACACGTGAGTCGTCGGTTGGTCCATCAGTCCATCCAGTCCGGGTCTGTCCTCTGCTCTCAAACTTGTCCTGCACTCTCCCGTGCACAAGTGCAAGAATCTCCTGGACTCCCGgacttctcagtcggaaccagTCTCGCAAGTTTTCAA TCATGACTGTAGTCCGATTCTACGGCAACAAGGAGAAGGGGCGTGGCTTCCAGCGTGCAGTCAAGCAGTACCCGCAGCTGTCCATCGAGTCTGAGCTGTGCTACAATGTGGAGCTGACAG GCTGTGAGAGTCTCAATGCTGAGCAGAAGGAGGTTCTCCTCTGGTTGTTCTCGCCAGCAATGCATGCTGAGCCACTGGCCGAAAAACCGAATCTCGTTGAAGGCAGTGGAGAGAAACTGGTGGAGATCGGACCCAG GTTGAACTTCTCTACTGCTTGGTCCACAAACGCTGTGTCCATCTGCCAGAGTGCCGGCCTTGCTAATGTCACTCGGGTGGAACTGTCACGCAGGTTTCTCATCAAG CCAAAAAATGAGAAGATTGAGAAGCTGAATGGCGAGATACAGAAACTGATCGAGTGTCTGTATGACGGCATGACAGAGTGTATCTACCCACATCCCATCACTTCCTTCAGTGTCAAAACCAAACCTCAGCCGGTGTTTGAGGTGGACATTTTAGGACAAGGTCGAGCTGCGTTAGAAAAGGCCAACGATGACCTGG GCCTGGCATTTGACTCCTGGGATTTGGACTTCTACACTTCAATGTTCCAGAGGATTAAGAGGAATCCCACTAGTGTGGAGTGTTTTGACCTGGCACAGTCCAACAG CGAACACAGTCGTCACTGGTTCTTCCGCGGGCGAATGGTGATTGATGGCCAGGAGCAGAAGGATACGCTTTTCAGTCTCATAATGgccacacagcagcacagcaatCAGAACAATGTGATCAAGTTCTGCGACAACAGCAG CGGTATCAAAGGTGCAGAACTGGAGTGTTTCTACCCCAAAGAGACGTCTGAAGCCAGTCCGTATGAGACACGACCGTCGCTCCGACACGTCATCTTCACCGCTGAGACACACAACTTTCCGACTG GCGTAGCACCTTTCAGTGGTGCCACCACTGGGACCGGAGGTCGAATTAGAGACGTGCAGAGTGCTGGACGCGGAGGACACGTCATCGCCGGCACTGCTGGATACTGCTTCGGCAATCTGCACATTCCTG GGTACAGTTTGCCATGGGAGTGTGAGGGAGACGCTTGGGAGTATCCATCCAGCTTTGCATCTCCACTGCAGGTGGCTATTGAAGCCAGTGATGGAGCCTCTGACTACGGGAACAAGTTTGGAGAACCTGTGCTGTCAG GTTTTGCGCGTTCCTTTGGCATGCGCTTGCCTAACGGAGAGCGTCGAGAGTGGATCAAGCCCATCATGTTCAGCGGCGGCCTGGGTTCCATTGAAGATTCTCACATAAAGAAGGAGGAGGCGCAGACCG CAATGCAAGTGGTGAAGATCGGCGGGCCTGTTTACAGGATCGGCGTGGGAGGAGGGGCAGCTTCCTCTGTGCAA GTCCAGGGAGACAACTCCAGCGACCGAGATCTGGGTGCAGTGCAGAGAGGGGATGCCGAGATGGAGCAGAAGATGAATCGGGCTTTGAGGGCTTGTCTGGAAAGAAGTGGTGGAAATCCAATTTGCAGCATCCATGATCAGGGAGCCGGAGGAAATG gtAATGTCCTGAAGGAGCTGAGTGAGCCAGCAGGCGCCATCATCTACTGCAGCCGATTCATG aAAGGTGACCCCACTCTTAGTGTGCTGGAGCTGTGGGGTGCAGAGTATCAAGAGAGCAACGCTCTGCTGCTGCAACCTTCAGACAAGGATTTCCTGGAGAAAGTTTGTCGAAGAGAGAAATGTCCCGTCGACTTTGTGGGAAACATCACTGGGGATGGCAAG ATTGTGCTGGTTGATGACGAGTCAAAGGGTGAAAGTGGTCGCAGTCGGAATCCAGTAGACCTGCAGTTAGAGTGGGTTCTTGGGAAAATGCCACAGAAGGAGTTCAGGATGGAGCTGCTCCCGGTGACTCATCAGTCCCTGGTTCTGCCTGCTGGGCTGACGGTCCGAGATGCTCTGGACAGAGTTCTGCGTTTGCCTGCTGTAGCTTCCAAACGCTACCTGACCAACAAG GTTGACCGATCGGTGACTGGGTTGGTTGCCCAGCAACAGTGTGTCGGCCCGCTTCACACACCAATGGCAGATGTGGCTGTCGTCGCCCTGTCGCCGTTCAGCCTTCAGGGGGCAGCGACCGCTATTGGAGAGCAGCCAATTAAATCTCTTGTGTGTCCGTCTGCGGGGGCTCGCATGGCTGTGGGAGAAGCTCTGACCAATTTGGTGTTTGCTCTTATCACAGATCTGAAG gatgTGAAGTGTAGCGGTAACTGGATGTGGGCTGCCAAGCTGCCGGGTGAAGGCGCATGTCTTTGGGAGGCTTGCAAAGCCATGTGCGAGGTCATGAGTCAGTTGGGAGTCGCTGTAGATGGGGGCAAGGACTCTCTCAGCATGGCAGCCCGAGTGGGCACCGAGACGGTCAAAGCTCCAG GAGCTCTGGTCATCTCAGCTTATGCTGTCTGTCCAGACATCACTGCAACTGTTACTCCAGACCTGGAGGATCCAGATGGAAATG gtgtgttgtTGTGGGTCCCTCTAAGTCCAGGTCATCATCGCCTCGGAGGATCGGCTCTGGCTCAGTGCTACAGTCAGCTGGGAGACTCGTGTCCTGACCTTGACCAGCCACAACTGTTCGCTGCCTGCTTCAGAACCACACAGACACTCATCCGAG ATCGTCTACTGAGTGCGGGACATGACATCAGTGATGGCGGTCTCATTTCCTGCCTCCTGGAAATGGCATTTGCAGGAAACCGTGGCATTGATGTCGACTTGTCCTCTAAAGGGGTTGCTG TCATGGACCTGCTGTTCAGTGAGGAGTTGGGTCTGGTTTTGGAGGTCTCTCAGGCCGATGAAGAAACAGTGTGTCAGAGGTACCATGAGGCGGGTGTTTCCTGTCTGAGTATCGGCACCACCAATGGTTTTGGACATGCTGCAATG GTCAGCGTGCGAGTGGACGGGCAGGTGGTGCTGTGGGAATCTCTGCCACACCTCAGAAGtgtgtgggaagaaaccagttTCCAGTTGGAACGCCTCCAGGCCAATGAGCTCTGTGTCAGGCAGGAAGAAGAAGGCCTTTCCAAGAGGACAGAGCCTCACTTTaagttgacctttgacccttctGAAAGCCCTATCAAACAGATACTGT CAGGTGCGCAGCCCCGTGTTGCTGTAATCCGAGAGGAGGGCAGTAATGGAGACAGGGAGATGTCTGTTTCCCTGTACATGGCTGGCTTTGAG GTGTGGGACGTCACCATGCAGGATCTGGGCTCTGGGTCTCTTACTCTGGAGCGGTTTAAGGCTGTCGTATTTGTTGGAGGTTTTAGCTTCGCTGATGTGCTGGGATCAGCCAAAG GTTGGGCTGCCACTGTTGCATATAACCCCAAGGCCAAAGCAGAGTTTGATCGCTTCAGACAAAGAAGTGACACTCTGAGTCTGGGAGTGTGTAATGGCTGCCAGCTGCTGGCCCTGCTGGGATGGGTGGGCGAGAGTCAGGAGGGAGCAG CCTCCGATGTGGTCCTGACCCATAATAAGTCTGGCAGGTTTGAGTCAAGATTTGTCTGCGTTGGTATCCAAGCGTCTCCATCTGTGTGGCTCAGAGGCATGGAAGGCTCCTCCCTTGGAGTTTGGGTCGCACATGGAGAAG GTCTGATGCAATTCCGTAGCTCCCACGCTCTGGATCAGGTCATCGCAGGCGGCTTTGCTCCTCTCCGTTACCTGAATGACCAGGGTCAGCCTACTGAAGAGTACCCTCTGAACCCGAATGGCTCGCCGCTGGGTATCGCAGGGCTGTGCTCTAGGGACGGCCGACACTTGGCCATGATGCCTCACCCGGAGCGCTGCACTTTGGACTGGCAGTGGCCCTGGGCTCCTCGGAACTTCAGGGCCTCTCTCAACCCATCTCCCTGGCTCTACATGTTCAAGAATGCAGTTGCCTGGTGCAGCAGCACACACTGA